A stretch of the Argentina anserina chromosome 6, drPotAnse1.1, whole genome shotgun sequence genome encodes the following:
- the LOC126799010 gene encoding uncharacterized protein LOC126799010, whose protein sequence is MMAAAPPAEDADDWVKHAMNDDVAVVSVLLDIRHSEPPPPLFRGAPRALKLEWSVRQRRSKHVPRTQSDVGDVRKKKKNKKVEEEEELTRASPTTPLSFSGATSVSGGASEESCKPAKPTYAARSKVTVTSCTTISKRPRKRKTLVQLKEEESLLLKERRNLKKELLTLRLNVEKQRATNENLKRIKLQQTLMKVASSSASGEAIWYQPAQVNAVGELTKVIDLGVSKSPFPSNMSNIVHEGGNCREAAFPLPDLNLPFEDNHNPEALC, encoded by the exons ATGATGGCTGCAGCGCCACCCGCCGAGGACGCGGACGATTGGGTTAAACATGCCATGAACGACGACGTGGCAGTAGTCAGCGTTCTCCTCGACATCAGACACTCGGAGCCGCCCCCGCCGCTGTTCCGTGGCGCTCCTCGGGCACTGAAGCTCGAGTGGAGCGTGCGGCAGAGGAGGTCGAAGCACGTGCCGCGGACGCAGAGCGACGTTGGTGATgttagaaagaagaagaagaataagaaggtggaggaggaggaggagttgaCGAGAGCCAGCCCCACCACGCCGCTCTCCTTTAGCGGCGCCACTTCCGTCAGCGGCGGCGCCTCCGAGGAGTCCTGCAAGCCGGCTAAGCCGACCTACGCCGCGAGATCTAAG GTTACTGTTACAAGTTGCACAACCATCTCCAAGAGGCCAAGAAAGAGGAAG ACATTAGTTCAACTTAAAGAGGAAGAGAGTCTTCTGTTGAAGGAAAGACGCAATCTGAAAAAG GAACTACTAACACTACGCCTCAATGTCGAGAAGCAGAGGGCCACAAATGAAAACTTGAAGAGAATAAAG CTGCAGCAAACGCTGATGAAAGTTGCATCGTCTTCTGCATCGGGTGAAGCCATTTGGTATCAACCTGCACAAGTAAATGCAGTTGGTGAACTTACTAAAGTTATTGATCTTGGCGTTTCAAAGAGTCCCTTTCCATCCAACATGTCTAACATAGTACACGAAGGTGGGAACTGCCGAGAAGCTGCCTTTCCACTACCCGATCTAAATCTTCCGTTTGAAGACAATCACAACCCCGAGGCTTTATGTTGA